A single Anopheles arabiensis isolate DONGOLA chromosome 2, AaraD3, whole genome shotgun sequence DNA region contains:
- the LOC120905473 gene encoding LOW QUALITY PROTEIN: electron transfer flavoprotein subunit beta (The sequence of the model RefSeq protein was modified relative to this genomic sequence to represent the inferred CDS: inserted 2 bases in 2 codons), protein MSRVLVGVKRVIDYAVKIRVKPDKSGVVTEGVKHSMNPFDEIAVEEAVKLKEKKXATEVVVVSVGPSQSQEVLRTALAMGADRGIHVEVAGKEFDLLQPIHVSKILAKLAQDEKADLVILGKQAIDDDCNQTAQMTAAVLDWPQATFASKVEKKEIXLKVVREVDGGLETIKTKMPAVVSADLRLNTPRYATLPNIMKAKKKPIKKLAPKDLGVDTTPRIEIVSIEDPPVRQAGSILPDVDTLLTKLRDGGHIK, encoded by the exons ATGTCCCGAGTATTAGTTGGAGTAAAGCGTGTTATTGACTATGCCGTGAAG aTTCGCGTTAAGCCGGACAAATCCGGTGTCGTCACTGAAGGGGTCAAGCACTCCATGAACCCTTTTGATGAAATTGCTGTAGAAGAAGCAGTCAaattgaaagagaaaa tcgcCACTGAGGTGGTGGTTGTTTCGGTTGGTCCTTCTCAATCCCAGGAAGTACTCCGTACGGCCCTTGCCATGGGGGCAGATCGTGGAATACATGTAGAGGTAGCAGGCAAGGAGTTTGATCTTCTTCAGCCTATACATGTTTCGAAAATACTGGCCAAACTCGCACAAGATGAGAAAGCGGATCTAGTGATTCTCGGTAAGCAAGCCATCGATGATGATTGCAATCAGACGGCGCAGATGACTGCCGCTGTGTTAGATTGGCCACAGGCTACTTTCGCCTCTAAGGTCGAAAAGAAGGAGA CATTAAAGGTCGTGCGCGAGGTGGACGGTGGACTGGAAACCATTAAGACTAAGATGCCGGCAGTAGTTAGTGCTGACTTGCGTCTAAATACCCCACGCTATGCTACCCTTCCCAACATCATGAAGGCAAAGAAGAAACCGATAAAGAAACTTGCACCGAAAGATTTGGGAGTTGACACAACGCCCCGTATCGAAATTGTCTCCATCGAAGATCCTCCTGTCAGACAAGCTGGATCCATACTGCCGGACGTGGACACTTTGTTGACCAAACTGCGTGACGGCGGTCATATCAAGTAG
- the LOC120905450 gene encoding zinc finger protein 2-like produces MILTFGCLKRYFRLRLLPLDGRVEPICRKCIRKYNKVMKDLKKSNGGFPVSRQTFIEHNKIHNGDAESLFQFPSAEQPASLNASNRTLDQPYLLDDESKELMFTGPVSEKANGSKNGMTLNISGEAATVYRITMGDTQESSEDDSSDGKSSIADEDESTDDSTEDDEEDDCCSDDTDDSSTSCSSTSSTGASSSETVASLRLEEHIKRGAEDSSVDLYSTYMDGPLMQNLPEGSLLQGVGDDYVVPEGDRIFPEKELMNDVLEPLQMDEPTSKIEDKVELAKPLQCEEQQRSQQQEQSQQESCQQESEEQEKPTPRNDDDQQGHEEDEKNDGVPKKSRKRKKRSTGSAAQAKNYVCLVCQKRFSKAIYLKVHTRTHTGEKPYACDICFKSFTQASSLNTHKRLHFNVKPFVCEICNQQYTSAGNYKVHLRTHTQEKPYACSYCDKRFSQHSSKKMHERVHSQEKPYPCQVCLKAFSNVSNLTVHMRIHQGLKPYKCDKCDKSFAQSQTLKTHYISAHTDVRPFQCDRCPKSYATLSNLNNHKHTHLEEKPFACEECGKRFTQKSSLKTHALSHNTERPYPCEECTKSFNTQAMLNTHRRNMHSTERPFACTKCNKSYAQETRLRQHMLSHAEVKPYPCVECGKTFTTATNLRIHQRVHSGEKPYPCPTCGKCFSQRSSLRTHEILHLPPELRPEPSVQSDIPRGRRKQKLKSNVANVEKYLHYEDATAIT; encoded by the coding sequence CGTCAAACTTTCATCGAACACAACAAAATTCACAACGGAGATGCGGAGTCGCTCTTTCAGTTCCCGAGTGCAGAACAACCGGCGTCGCTCAACGCGTCAAACAGAACTTTGGATCAGCCGTACCTGTTGGATGATGAAAGTAAAGAGCTGATGTTTACAGGACCGGTATCGGAGAAGGCAAATGGCAGTAAGAATGGCATGACTCTGAACATCAGTGGCGAGGCCGCAACAGTGTATCGTATAACAATGGGCGATACACAGGAATCGTCAGAAGATGACAGTTCGGATGGGAAGAGCAGTATAGCCGACGAGGACGAAAGTACTGACGACTCTACCGAAGACGATGAAGAGGACGATTGTTGTAGTGACGATACGGATGACTCGAGCACTAGCTGTAGCAGTACTAGCAGTACCGGTGCTAGCTCATCCGAAACTGTGGCTAGCTTGCGGCTAGAAGAGCATATAAAGCGAGGAGCGGAGGACTCCTCTGTGGATTTATATAGCACATATATGGACGGTCCTTTGATGCAAAATCTTCCCGAAGGAAGCCTCCTGCAAGGAGTTGGAGACGATTATGTTGTTCCCGAAGGGGATCGCATTTTCCCAGAAAAGGAGCTTATGAATGATGTCTTGGAACCACTTCAGATGGACGAGCCGACATCTAAAATTGAAGACAAAGTTGAATTGGCAAAGCCATTACAATGTGAAGAACAGCAAAGGTCACAGCAGCAAGAGCAGAGCCAGCAAGAATCATGTCAACAGGAAAGcgaagaacaagaaaaaccCACGCCACGAAACGATGATGACCAACAAGGGcatgaagaagatgaaaaaaatgatGGAGTCCCTAAAAAGTCTCGCAAGCGTAAGAAACGGAGCACTGGATCTGCTGCACAAGCAAAAAATTACGTTTGTCTCGTATGCCAAAAGAGATTTTCAAAAGCGATATATTTAAAAGTACATACTCGAACCCATACGGGAGAAAAACCGTACGCGTGTGATATTTGCTTCAAGAGCTTCACGCAGGCGTCTAGTTTAAACACGCATAAGCGACTTCACTTCAACGTAAAGCCGTTTGTGTGCGAAATTTGTAACCAGCAATATACAAGTGCCGGAAACTATAAAGTACATCTTCGTACGCACACCCAGGAAAAACCATACGCTTGTAGCTATTGCGATAAACGATTTAGCCAGCACTCTAGCAAAAAAATGCACGAACGTGTGCATAGCCAGGAAAAGCCGTACCCTTGCCAGGTATGCCTGAAGGCGTTCAGCAATGTTAGCAATCTCACTGTTCATATGCGGATCCACCAGGGTTTGAAGCCGTACAAGTGTGATAAATGCGACAAAAGCTTCGCTCAGTCTCAAACACTCAAAACGCATTACATATCTGCGCATACCGACGTACGACCTTTCCAATGTGATCGATGCCCTAAATCGTATGCAACATTGTCGAATTTAAACaaccacaaacatacacaccttGAAGAAAAACCGTTCGCCTGCGAAGAATGTGGGAAGCGATTTACTCAAAAATCTTCACTTAAAACCCATGCACTTTCGCACAACACCGAACGTCCCTACCCTTGTGAAGAATGTACCAAATCATTCAACACGCAGGCCATGTTGAATACACACCGTCGAAATATGCACAGTACAGAAAGACCGTTTGCTTGTACAAAGTGCAATAAATCATACGCACAGGAAACGAGACTTCGGCAACACATGTTGAGTCATGCAGAGGTTAAACCTTATCCGTGTGTAGAATGTGGAAAGACGTTTACGACTGCTACCAACCTACGTATACATCAGCGAGTCCATTCTGGCGAAAAACCATACCCGTGCCCAACTTGCGGTAAATGCTTTTCGCAAAGATCCTCTCTTCGAACGCATGAAATTCTTCATTTGCCACCGGAATTACGACCAGAACCGTCGGTTCAATCCGATATACCGcggggaagaagaaaacaaaaattaaaatcgaaTGTGGCGAATGTGGAAAAGTATTTACACTACGAGGACGCTACCGCAATCACATGA